Genomic DNA from Corylus avellana chromosome ca4, CavTom2PMs-1.0:
CCAAACACCGTGCGTGTAAGTGTTTCCATCAACCCACAGGACATCTCTACACTGCGACGACCACCTCTTTCCCTTTAATCAGAATCTACCCTTACCAACTTCGCAGCTTCCACTGTTGATGAAGGATCAAAGAAATCATCTGACTGTAATACCACTGTGCAAATCCGGAGGTGTTTCTGACCATCAATAAAAAATGAGACCACATGCTAACACAGCACCGCTGCTGTGGGCCTGTGGCCAAGAAGTTGATAAAGGTATTTGGAAGACACAATAAGTGTCATCAAGGCCACCACTTCCTCTCCTCCAAACTTTCTAACAACAATTCATCAGCTTCAAATAGCATATAAATGTGGCCATGCAATCTCAGTTTCTCCAAGCATCATATATATTCTATATGTGATGAGGGGTAAGTGCACATGGTGACACATATATAACACGGTATCTACTAGGATCAACTCCTGTAACATGCTCATAATTCACTATGATCAACTCTTTGTGCATTGTGAGAGGATTTTTCATTCATTGGTCAAACAACTACTTTAGCAACAGAATCATGCTCCTGAATTAGCCCAAGCTCAACCATGGCCATTGAAAAACggccacaaatctaataatttttatttggtgGCTTGTAAATTCTAATTCATAGTTTGGAGATGAGACAAACAAAAATCTACATTTGTGAACAAAGccataattcaaaatttaataaaggaTCATATGATGGAGTGTCATTACTGTCCTGTGGTCAGGGGAGAGATGCTTGCACCAGAGGTTCTTTAGAATTTGGAGATGGTATTGGCGGCAGCTTTTTCTCCTTTGCCGATGGTTGTTCTGATGATGTCTTCATTCCATTCTCATTTTTTGGCTTTGATAACCCGGCCTTTTCCCTAAGCATCTCAAGCTTTTCCCTGATCTTTCTTCTGATCTCAGGTTTCACAACACGTGCTTCAACAGGATCTGTTGTGCCGCCACTCAGAGCCCCAGCAGTCAAATATATCATCATATCTCTTCGTGACACACCCAAGTTCATTGGAGCTTCTAATCTCccttcttcctcatttttcACCTGCAAATAGGGTTAAAAGAAACAATTCTGGATAAACTGCAAATGCTCTGTACAAATCCTAATTGTCTCTAACCAAAGTAATCTTAAGTATTACCAGTACAGTATAATATTCATTATAATATCTGTGCATACATGCTCATCGCAAGTTTGTGCAAGATAAAGACACAAAGAAAACgtattgaaattttcaaaattggcCCCAATGCCTGCACCACTAGGCCATTCAATAAAGTtgactttataattttattactattttgaaagagagagagagggggagcaAACTGAATATTGATGATCTGAAGTTAACTTGTATACATAGACTGGGTCTTTTCCAAAATTACATTTGGAAATGAATTCCTCACGGAGACTTTTTGTGAGACTTAAATTTCTTCTGccttcaaaatataattttgttggACCATAGTTaccaaaagaggaagaaaacaaaaggaaaaaagttaaGACTTTAAAATCCCAACCACCGGTGAAAGCCATAAACCCAGAACTTGTCTGTATAACAGCAAATCCACCTTCACATGCCCCATCAGTATTTACAAACACAATTAAGGTGAAGACGACTTCAAGAAACTTATTAGGCATGCAAAAACTTTAGAAACCTAAAGAACATAATACTGAAAATCAATCGGAGCAACTTAAACTACAGATAACTGGCactgatttttaaataaattcgaCCCATAATGATTCTGTATTAGTTTATACTATCTACCATTACCATAGTAGTACATCTTTTTGCAACAAAGGCAAGTAACTGATGGCTACAAGCTAAAAGAGGGAAGCAAATCTACATTAAAAAAGTACACTAAAACAAATCTATCTTCTAAAATATGGTTGTTAAGCAGGGTTTATATTCTATTGTTTCATATTATCTTTGAACTTTCTTTCAAATAGtataattttattagttttggCCCCCAAGATAAAAATCTTCGATGCACCACTGAACCTGAGAATGCTAAGGACTAAAGAAGCTATGATTCAAagcatatttttctcattttcaagCTATACGAAAATTAGGATCTTACCATCACTAGAtcttaaaatcaaaagatctgaaattcaatttttaaaagctCACTAATACAGTGCAACTATAATGCAACCTCGTACAAAAGTCATGTATAAGTTTCGTAGTGAATCTATTTAGAACTGGTGCTCAACCACATTTACTAGGTTTTGAGGAAAGGCACAAATTTATATACATAAATAACTGGAACATTTATTCAGGTTTTGAGAAAAGGCATAAATCACCCATGGATATTTATTTGGGTTACACGCTTGGGCATCATCCTGATTTACTTTCAGTTTatgaatttcacaaatatcaTCACTGATAACACATTGCTCTTCTAAGTCAAAATTTATGAAACATATCATTGACcaatgcaggaaaaaaaaaaaagtgcagaTGAATCGCATAGCGTGTCTCCCAATTATGGCAAACTCAGAACCCAGTAGACAAATTAGAGCTTTTGTGTATGAACCTGAAGAGGGAGAACGGTCCCCGTGGTTATGATCACTGGCCGTTTGATGGGGAAGCCTTTTTGTCGGAGCCGTGCAGGAAGTGGGCCTCCCGGCGGATTCAAGCTGGAGAACGCCATCTGTACCTTCGGCGAGATCACCGACGACAAGCTTCTTACACTTGGGGTTCAGCAGTAGAGGCTGTAGAGCTGAGCTAAGAAAGTGGCAATTTTTTCACGAGTGGGCTGGCAGGCTGCATAGGTGGAAATTAGGTGCCTTGGCTGGGCTCCGCTCGCCGTCTAACTCGACGTTCAACAAGAGATGCTGGGCCGGAGTTTTGACTGAAGTTTGGGCCTATTGGCCATGTTCATAAACTAACTATTTAGTCCACAAAATATACTTtccacaaaatacatcaaacacTAGGAAAAACATTTAGACAATCAATGTTTGGTAATGACTCAatgtttttaaatgattttcATTTGACGTGAatgaaaatattcttttttaataggaGACATGTTGCATGTATCCATGCTCATAATTTCCGTCTCAAGCCTTTGCCTCTTAAGATGATTAGCCTACTTTTCACTTTCCTCTCTCAATTGGTTAAACACAAGCCTTTCTTTTATAAGACGAATAATCTTTTGTCCTTCTTCCGTTCTCTTTTCTTGAGATTTCTTCTTGTCATCCTTCATATCATTAATTACCTCCGCAAGATTCGAAGACATATAATCTTGCCTCTTTCgtgttttctctctctttttgggCCTCCTAGGCATAAGTTAGGCGGCAGAAACCAACATTAAAGCAAAGTAGTCATAAATGTTTGTCTCATAAACTTTGCACTCTGCACTCAACAACATAACACGTAAATTAAACTCCTCCCCCCTCAACTAGTATTGGAGAGTACTTGtttgttatttatgtattgAGGGAATTGCGGAAAATATTGATTGTGTATGTTTATGCTTTGTCATTGGTTTTGGGAAGTTGTGATGTATGTCAAAGGTATGGCAATAACATAAATTCTCCCAATTGTTTTACCAAATAAGTGGACTCTACCCTAGACCGCCAAAATAACTCCATAATCCTAAATTTGTCACTTCAGACACCCTGTTGTAGCTTTACTTTATTGTCATTTATGGTTAGATTTAGCTTTATGTTAATTGTTCTAGTAAAGTAGGGGATGTGCTGAATCTTGTCAGATTTAGGGTGCCTTTCAATTTAAAGAGTTGGCCCAAGCTTATGAGGTTCTAAGTAACCCTGAGAAGCGTGAGATTGAAGCATGCTTGTTGGATATTGGGatattttttgttctctcttttctctttatgGCTGGAATTGTAACAGGCAATGagaaatatatgaaataatgcAGATTGTAATTAGAAAAGACACTGaagatatttattatagaactAAATAGTTACAATAGATATATGAAgataattgataaaatatttatgGTTGATTCAAGGTAGCCAAGCCTCATTTAcgacaaaaatattaaatagatgAATATTAATGTAACACCCCCTTCCCGTAGGAAAATGATATTACGCATTTCTCATGAGGTTATAAATATTCCGTaaagtaaaatattaataatcCATCAAAGtctcataaaattattacaactcatctaataaaaacttaaaaatttaaacttcaagtctTATGATAGAACGTAAACTGAAAACCAAATCATGCTAATGTACTAAGTTCACTTATTCCACTCCTCTCCTAGGTGTGGCTTCTGTCTTTAGTTCACTTGGCCTGTAGAACCATCCTTGCTTTCATTTGGGttgttttttaataagaaatcatgaaaaatCAAGTGTGAGTCGAATAATCAGTAAGTAAATACATCACACACTAAATGAAGTTGAAAACATCATAAGTTCCAAAACATCAACCAATAAAAATATTCGCACGCATCATAAAATCATTTCCTTATTAATTCAATATCATGTTGGCCAACACACATTTACTCCCTGTGTGCAAGGGTTGGCGATCACAAGGATTCTCGTTCCAATCTTGTGGCCTCGGGTGGAATTGGTCATGGATATGGACATCACTCGATAACCTATGGTACACTCAAGTGATCCATTCCCGGCGGACCATACAGGATGAATGCCTCAACCCCTTTAGCTTTGGTACCATCGCTCATTCATTCATAAGGCCATTAAGTATTTTAAAACATTTCATACATTTAAACATTcatttccatttcttttctttcattcattcattctttctttcttttcctttctttcatttcatttcattcttTTTCATCAAGTAACATAACATACTTATAACATTTTCATAACATAGCGGAAGCATTTAcataaaatcattttcaaacaaaatcatatAATTTGGGATACATTAAAAAGGGCTATCAAAGAAATGCTAACattgtattttgtttcatttgagacaactttaagaaaacataacaTTAACATATGGAAGATATCAAAGGTATGATCGTAtctacttactctccttagctTACACAGTTCAACACTCTTCACTTAGTAACCTAATCAAATAATCACAATAATTACTCTTGTTAACACTATCGTAAACCATTCATTCTTTCTCATTGTTATATCCCCCTAAACATTGCTTTCCATACTAAAGGCAGATATGATTTCTTCTCTTAAAATACTTATTTcatatctcaaattcaattatttCCTTTGAATAATCATGTTATGCATGCATGCTCAAATACTATACATGTATTGTGCCAAATACATCTATTTTCATGCTCTCTAGAGTGTAGATGCTGTGGAGTCCCACATCGCATGGCTGTGGAGATGGGGATTtacttaaatgtatacttacacccttaatgacaacatgttttaaagccgtgatggtcatgatcccatcaaaacTCCGCAGTTAAATGTGCTTCTGcaagagtagtaccaggatgggtgacctccagGGAAGTATGGTCTGGGGGActcaaaagcggacaatattgtgtgtcaattGGGtagggtgttacaaatggtatcagagccattgacCAGCCTAAGATGGAGGGAGTGTGTaaaagcccatgaaggtcgctagcgggcactcGCTAGAatgccaagaatgggctaatcccacgAGGGTCGCCATCGGGGACGTTGGGTCCTAAGAGGTGGTAATTGTGGGGTCTCACATCGCTTGAGTATGGAGATAGGGATgtacttaaatgtatacttacacccttaatgacaacaacacattttaaagccgtgatggtcatgatcccatcagaacttcgCAGTTAAGCATGCTTCTGTGAGAGTAGTACCAAGATGAGTGACCTCCTTGGAAGTCTGGCCAGAGGGAGTcaaaagcgaacaatattgtgtgttaATGGGGTGGAGTGTTACAAATGTTAACACTACATATTAATAGTCTTGATAGGGTCCTTAGCTAATCCTAAAGTTTCCTAGACAAATTGGACTTGGATAGAAATATAGGTTCTTAAGGCATCAAGGTTCAACTAGTGtggttgtgtgtgtgtgctaTGATTCTAGCAACATGTTAGTGAAGATTACTTCGCTATAAATCTTACACGTGATCAAAAATTACATGATTTGAATTATTAAGAGGGTAACTCAAAGGGGATTTTACTTAAGGGTCCAACTATAGCAAAATATCTTTCCAAAAAGGCCCAACGGTCACCTTTCTTGTTGACTGCGGTGCTGCAGGAAATTCAATAGCAACCTAGTCTTAAGGTTTGGTCCTTATAATACGATGCAACACACTTAATAACTCATACACATGTTATGTTGATGTCTCATACTTAGAAAATTCATATAATCATGCTTTAAAACTATATTCATGTCTTTTAGGAGAAGAAATCATTATTAACATGCTTCCTTTAGTGTTGGCAGTAGGAATAGGAAGATTAAACATCACCCATTTAATACATTTATCAATGTATTGCTAGATTTTCTTCATACTATTCATGAAACTAACAATATACATCAATTATAGGAATTAATAGGACCCATTCCTAACAAAAAATTAGTTGTCTAAAGATAAAAACGAAGAGGTAGATTCTGCTCCCTTGGACAGTAAATTGTTTAGTGCTGAAAATCAGCTTCTTctattgattttggaatattTAAGACATAGGGGGTTAATAAAACATGGGTTCTATCAATTATAGGAATTAATAGAACCCATTCCTAACAAAAATTTGGTTGTCTAAAGATAAAAACGAAGAGGTAGATTCTGCTCCCTTGGACAGTAAATTGTTTGGTGCTGAAAATCAGCTTCTTctattgattttggaatattTAAGACATAGGGGGTTAATAAAACATGAAGGAGGAATTTTTCTTAAGCTTtgataaaaagaattaaagaaaacattGAAAATACTTACAAAATGAACTAGGCAGAAATTGTAGCTTCTAGAACAGCATAGACATCAATGATTTGGCTTCTAGgtagaggaagagagagagagagagagagagagatctgaaTTTTGAAAACTAACGTAGGGTGCATTGGGGCTGTAATTGACGGCTCAAAAGGGAgacttttagggttttaaaggTGAAATATATAAGCTGGCAGGAGGAATATAAACTAATGGCTGCAAGagaattttagggttttagtgcAACTAGGGTTTTAGGGCAGGATTAAAACTCacatgtttttaatttcttgagcTAGGGTTGCTGGAAAATAATGTAGAGTACTTTGAATAAAACTGGCAGCAATAAACATCAAGTTTCCTTTCCAAActaaacttcttttctttttgaaataaattaggAAACAACTCCTACAAAATATAGATTTATTTAGACTTACAATTAGGACTTGTTTTAGCAAGAAAACTTTcatttttggggaaaaaaacaGCTGGCCAGATTTTGTTAGGACCTAGACTTCAACTATATTGACTTGCCCTTTCTAGGTCTCTTTCATCCCTCTAACATACCCCTCTATTTTATTCCCATGAAAATTAGACACAACTAAAAACAAATAGCTgtcaaacaataaaacaaatataaacaacaAGCAATCATCATAAAATTTACTCTAGGAGGTCTAGGGTGCTACAAATCTTCCTTCCTTATAAAAATCTCGTCCTCGAGATTTGATCATACATATTACTCGAAAAGGTAAGGGTATTTCTCTTTCATCTCGTCTTCACGTTCCCATGATGCCTCCTCAGTTGTGTGATTGCTCCATAGGACTGTGACCATTGGAATAGTTTTGTTGCGAAGAACTTGTTCCTTTTGTGCCAAGATGCCAACGGGAAACTCCTCATAGGATATGCCCTCATGAACCCGAAGCGGTTTGACTTCTAACACGTGTGAAGGGTCAGGAATGTATTTCCGTAGCATCAAAACATGAAAGACATTATGAATCGCTGATAGATTAGGGGGTAGAGCAACTTGATAGGCAATTGATCTGACATTCTACGGAATATCAAAAGGACCGATATACCTAGGACTAAGCTTTCCATTTTTCCTGAATCTCATAACTCCATTCATTGGTGCTACTTTTAGGAACACTTTGTCTACTTCTTTGAATTCTACCGCTTGACGCTTTCAATCTGTATACTTCTTCTATCGACTTTGAGCTGCTTCAAGCCTCTTCTTGACAATAGTAATCTTTTAACATGTAAGTTGAATGATCTTTGGGCCAAGAATTTTTCGCTCCCCAACCTCATCCCAATACAAGGGTGACTTACATTTTCATCCATACAAGTACTCATACGATGCCATCCCAATACTTGCCTGGTAACTATTGTTGTATGCAAATTCGAACAATGGCAAGTATCGAACCCAACTTCCCTTGAAATCCATTACAAAAGCTCGTAGCTTATCCTCGAGAGTTTGAATTGTCCATCCGTTTGAGGGTGAAAGGTGGTGTTGAAGGTCAACTTAGTACCCATTGCCCTTTGTACGCTTCGCCAAAAACCTAAAGTGAATTGTGAGTCTCTGTCTGATATAATCTTAGATGGTATGCCATGTAGTCTCACAATTTCATTGAGATAAAGCTCTGCTAGCTTATCCATGGAATATGTCATCTGAATTGGTATGAAGTGAGTGGTCTTTGATAAGCGATCTATGACTACCCAAATAGAATCCTAACCTCCTGGGGCTCTAGGAAAGCTTGATATAAAGTCCATGCCAATCTCTTCCCATGTCCAAACTGGGATAGGAAGTGGTTGTAATGTCCCTACAGGTCTTTGATGCTTTGTCTTGATCTGTTGACAAGTCAAACACCGCTCCACATATTTGGCCACATCCCTTTTCATTCCACTTTACCAGTAATGTTGTCGAAGATCCCGATACATCTTGGTACTGCTAGGGTGAATTGTGTATAAAGAGCGATGCGCCTCCGTAAGAATGATATCTCTAATATCTAAATTGTCAAGTACACAAAGTCTACCTCGAAATCGTAGAAGACCATCATCTGCTATCTTAAAATAcggcttctttcctttttgtaCCTCATTCACGATCTTAGTTAGGTTCAAATGCTCAACCTGAGCATCTTTGATTTGGTCTAACATAGTCGGTTTCACAATCAAGTTACTCAAATATGCATGCGTGTCACCAACCATCTCGATTCTAAATCTTTCCATATCTAGAAGAATCTTCTTCTTTGCTGTGAACATCATAGCTATAGTACCTGAGGATAACTTTAAATTGAGTGCATCTGCTACAACATTTGCCTTACCAGGATGGTAGttaatattgcaatcataatcTTTAATTAACTCCAACTAGGGGCAGAACCAGAACGTTTGATGGGGGGAACAagttataaattcaaaatatattaaaataataaataaaaacaaaattagctTAAATTCagatttaacaaaaagataaacaaaacaaaaaaagatacaTAGATAATTGTTTCATAATACATTTCAAATTTCAGCTCAAACACCTATCAAAATGGAACTCGTCGTGTTTTCATATCCCAAAAATCATTTATGATTGAATCTGTACTAAGTGTCGCAGCAATTTCTTTTTCGATGTAGAACATTAGAGAATCCGTCAGAaactcatcttcaattttgttgcaaAGCCTAGTTTTGATGATATTCATAGTTAAAAAAAGCTCATTCTGTAGTTGCGGTAGAAACATGAAGAGTAAGCAAAAGCACAACAACCATTGGCACAATTCGAAAATATTTAGCAATCCTTGGAAACTTGAATGTTGAATTACATTATGC
This window encodes:
- the LOC132177607 gene encoding uncharacterized protein LOC132177607, whose protein sequence is MAFSSLNPPGGPLPARLRQKGFPIKRPVIITTGTVLPLQVKNEEEGRLEAPMNLGVSRRDMMIYLTAGALSGGTTDPVEARVVKPEIRRKIREKLEMLREKAGLSKPKNENGMKTSSEQPSAKEKKLPPIPSPNSKEPLVQASLP